CAAGCAAGATTACCGATTCTTGGTCTTTTTTTGTAATGCCTGAATAAGTGTTCAATCTTCTGTTGTTTCAGATCACCGAACTCACTACGAAACTTTCCTTCGAGGGCTTTATCACGTTTAACAAGACTTTCGTATCGATTTTTCAACTCGTTAATGATCGTTTCAAAGAGCAAACAATCCTGCGCGAGTTTATGGATCTTATCCGTGATACTAGCAACTTGTTCCGTTTTGAAACGTGCGATTTTGGTACTTTCGTCGCATATACGATGACATCTACGTAACTCTCGAAGTCTTACAAGTTTCTCTTGAAGAATCGAAGAATCCATAGCTATCTTGATTGTCTCGAAATTCTTTAGTTTCTCGTCAAAAGCCATAAAGCTCTTCGTTATCTTATCTGCACGGAACTACGAAtggatttattagaaatatgacTATTGATCTCGAGAAAATGGATCGACAATAAATAATCACTGACCCTTTGTTTCCTTCATTTCTGTTTCCAAAatagatcgatatttttctcgttccgATTGCATACGttccattttaattttatacgattcGATAGATTTTATATCTTCCGAAGTAAACTTGAAGGGTGGTTTGTTTTCCAATAAACAAGTTGGTTTgggaatatctttttttatttcatcctcCCATCTGAAAGagttttacgaataaaaaaagaagataaataaataaataaaagaaaaaaaaattattttcaaataaatctcTTTGATATAAccatatttgttattaatgcTTACCTAAGTTCTAAGACACCATCCATCATCTTTTCTAAAGCTTCCGCATAGAAATCGTAATCcttcgaaaagaattttaaattagattcctcgaaattttctttctcctcgtcaATAGATTCGTTTTGTAAATGCACGTGAGGTATGTCCGACAATTCATTGTTCTCAATCGTAATGGCATAATCGGGTATTTCGGAATGATGCCAAATCGGTATTATCGAGGGCTCGATTgcacattttttttcaaacatcaTATTTATCTCTGAAGCACAACGTTTTAATCTCTCTTCGTGTTTCTTCGCCGCTTCCACTTCTCGTTCTTTTAACAATCTCATTTCATCGAAACGTTCGTTGAAATGATTCTAAATGAAGAGAAACAACGTTTATTGATAAAACTGcgcgacaaaaaaaaaaaggaaaaacaataaaacaatGTTTGATTTGCTAATTGAAAAGTTTACATTCTTGTTTATATTTCGTACAGAAATATCATCAgtttcaaaaatatcattgatatCGAGTTTATCGATATCAagttttaaaaagttttttaataatctttaatataaaattgtttgttggcaacattatatatttcgttcgtgGAAAATAATACTTGTAATCAAAATAAACAATCAATGAGCTGTAAAATTTTCGAACTCAACGAATTGTCGGTTTTGAGATATTTGTATCAATAGATGATAATATTAGCAACGTGtgaaatttttcgtaaaattcgataaaagtaTAAAGCAAATGTATTAGAGAGTAATAAGATCATATATATCGTGAACGGATATTTCAGGAGACTAATCACAAAAGCAGAGAAAAATGTTCAAAAATGaattaagtataattaaaaagagttCGTTGTGTTCGATGAAACATAGCAAACAGGTGAATGCTTCATCATGCATTCAATGGTTCTATCATTGTCTCTATCCAAATGTTACTTTTCATCGATCACcgaatttttaattaggaTTCTTGTTGTTTCACAAATCCCTCTCCAAACTCCCCTTCTCTATTTACCAAATCTCTGATCTGCTggcttctttcttctttcctccaaattgaaatttaatttgaagTGTTATTAATGCGAATAACATCCAAAGAACTGACCAGATGGATATTAAAGAATCAAGCAAATCAAATTTTCAGGGATATCGACGAAcaatagaaaatgttttttctaaattatttctgAAATGTTTTTAACACTTTacataagaaagaaagtttcgaaaaaCTAGCTGTATAGTATATAAAGTGATTGGATCATTtgtttatgattaaaaaatttagaataaaTGTTTAGAACAAATGATAAAACCGAAGTTTGAAATCAGTGTTTAATGAATGATTAAAGTTAGTGAAAACTTAGTTAATTTTAttgcgataaaataaatttttctgttattattaaatagtgacattaattttttattaaagaactAATTGATCTTTGACTAGTTTCTAGTCAATGTTAGAATGATATTTCAAGAGAGGAATTGTTTATTTTAGTATAGAtaaagtttattttcttttaatttcgcGTGGGTTTCAATTAATCTTTGCGAACACGGTAACCAATAGGTGAAGTAAGTGTAACAATTTGATGATAAATTTCATTGCATCCTAAGCATCTTTCAAAAAGATTTGCAAATATACAGctttagatattttaaaatatttgaaaaatactaAGTTTTATTTGTCAAAataacgtattaaaaaattttttttcaaaattcacgtattaaaaaaattttttccttaatttttactttttcagttctatttttaaaaatatcattacatCATTTGACATTAAagtgttaataaaattaaaaaaatattgtgtcGCAtgttagataaatattttattttcttactatctattaattttttttaagttatacATTGctatctaaataaatttcattaatggTTTCATTATTGATAAGTGGTTTATCTCACTGATTGTTTAAAATGTatcaattattgatttttaaaaaatctatctaaataaaactatttaaaattaaatccaCAATGGAGAAATCAAATAAAGTTGTCGAATTATCTCGAAGAAATAACATTGTATATACTAACATAATAAGAGTCAAAATTAAACATACAAGTCTAACAAATGAGTgcttaataataaagaaaaacatgcAACAAAAtttgaacatatatataataaatattataaattgaaacgtatatatatatatatattatatacatgtacatgatatataataaacacaaatttgacataatatataacaaatattcgaaaataatataaagtggTTGAACTACTctgaagataataatatggttttgtaaatttctttcaagtacgaaattttctaataataatcccATTACTGTTTTGTGACACTCCATATAAAGTTATTATCTTGAAATAATGATGcaaatgatatttttgaaatcaGTGCCTTAACTATATAtccaagaataattttttaaactttgTAGGTATCAAAATGTTTGTTGCACACTGTAatgagaataattaatttcagatGTTTCGTCACATTACCACTTACCATCAATAAGTACTCTCGATTTCTAATAACGCTAATTTTATCAAGGTCATTGAGTGATTGTTTTAATTGGTGAGTTAATTTAATTGTCTCATTTTTAATCCATTTATGAGTGCTTGTTCCTGATAGGAGGAATTTTTCGTCACTATTTGCCGATTCATAAAATCGATCTATCGTATTAAGTTCGTGtctcatatttctttcgacAGTTACTTTATTCGCGTTTTCATTATCCGAAACAGTACTTTCAGAAGATTGATATTCCTCCAGTCTAATCGagataaaacgtaaaatgatgttcattttgtaaaaaaatatatatatatattatagataccTGGAAATGATATCAAGTATCTCCATCGAGTATCCTTCCGACATTCGAAAATCATCTATATCTACGTTAACTATACTCAAAggataatttttaacaataacgTCATTAAATATGGATCTTAGTTGACAAGCGTTAACGTGTTCACCATCccaaaatgtttttcttaaatattgacAAGCCGTATTCCGTGCTTCAATTTCTTCgtcgtaaaattttttcaattcttcacGTTCTAATCTGGCCCtttcaattttatactttctatATTCCATATCCAAATCGTAGGAAGAAATCGGTAAACGTGCAtgtatcgtttctttttcgttcgaatcAAGCAAAAgtttaattttgttcttcaATTTGTTTAATTCCAACAAGATCGTACGTCGAGCTGACGTCCCTTCTCTCATTTCTTGTTCCCATTGAATTTTTTGAACATTCTCCAAATAAGTTTCTCGTCCTTCATTGTACAATTTATTGTTAATCTCGAAAACAACGTTGAAGGAATTCAAGAAACGTGAGTCTGCTTCGATCGAGATCGTTTCGACATAGTGACGACTGAAAAAAAGTGGAAATAATCAATATCCAAGCCAAGATGACGTTAATAaaatgtgtgtatttgtgtgcaTATATGAGTACCATAACTTGCTAGCTATCAGATCGCCATTTTTTCCGAGCGATACGATCGTCTCGTTGATTGTCGTAGCTGACCTAATACCACACTCGTTTCGATGATGGGCCATAAAAATAGCAAGGATCCTTcgaatattcttattatctcTTATCACGATCAGACCGTCGTATCCAAAAGTTATGATACGATCACGATCTACGTAtacttcaatattttttaattcatgcATCGTCGGCAATGCTTCCGTTAGGACGAGATCGTTAAAATCATTctgaaatgattattatatttttatgatttgaaaatatcgcatatatttgtttgttcttttttttatttttctttttttttcttcaacaaaTACTGCCCCAATACCTTTATCTCCATTCGATGCAATTGTTTAGACAAATAAGGTACACCTATAATATCTACATTTCTTCTTGGACCATATTGCAAcgatttaaaatgatttaacaAATCTATTATacattctattttctcttcgatattcTCTTTGACTTTGCACACGTAcagtattaatttatttcctgTCATAACATTTGTCCTTGTCATAAGGAGAATCAAGATTTTTATAACGTCATCGTTTCGATCGTATATGAGAAAATCAATTATCTGATCAAACGAATTGAAATCTTATTATTGTAGAACtacgaacgaatatttattatatgacgATTTACTTGGATTTTTGTTGTGAGTAGACCAACGAAACTCAAATCACCATTGTTGATATTTTTCCCAATGACAAATATGCGTCCAACCGTGGAATTTGCAATTCCCATAAATTTTCCTTCgctagaaaatttcattctatctAATGAAATTTTGTCCAAATGGAAGCACGTTAAGATTTTCGGTTTATTCGTGGAAACATCGATGAACAAACAATTTCCTGTAATGCTGCTAGTAGAAATTATCGGCAAGTTCGGATGTGTCTTAACACAAACAACTGttagagatatataaaaaagaaaaataaatataagtactTTTGGAATGTGatggtttaaaaaaaaaaaaacaaacagaaaagaagaaaatatcataaaacttGATTGACCTTGACCATGCAGTTTCAAAGCGAGCTTTTTCTCAACCTGTCCTGTGGAGGAATtgataatattcaaataatcaAATTGATCGATAGCAACCAAATAAGAGAATTGTGATCCTGTCGTTACAATCTCTTTGTACTTGATACCAtccatataaataatttcgaaacgtgGAACATAATCATCATTTAACATAGTAATCTCCGTGATTCGTCCGGTCTCATCATGAAGAAATAGGCTATCCCTTTGATTATGCGCTTTAGCTCGAATGGGTAGCTCgcatttgttattatttagaGACCATACTTTTTGCCAGGATTCTTTCAGATCTCTGACAAATGATTTTCTATAAAACTAGAAAAACATCCAAATTGATAACacaacataaaaaaaaagaaaaacaaaacttgTTATTGGTACTGATATAAACATGACGTACTGCGATTTCACTTATTCGTGTATTAACGAGAAACAAGCCATTTTTAAAAGCAACAGCGAAAGGATAACGATCATCGTGCGTTGTTTGAGAGTTCGAATCTCTTTCTATGAGAACGTTTCGATTGCTACCGTCGGCGCTTATCGAGTAAACTTTGGAAAACTCGTCGCAGAGCAAGAGATTACCATCGTTTGTCCAACAAACGGAGGTTAGTTTGTTTTTGAGAGATTTGATTTCTATCGGGTATAAGGTGACGATTttcgaacacacacacattcgaTAAACGGCAAGTTTACCGGTGGTTCGTGCAAATTGCGCTATTGCGTGAGGAGAAAATGGAGAACATCTGGAAACAAAACACAATAAGCgagacaaaattattattaaacgttaCAATTTCATTGTTTGCTCGTTTAATGGCTGGGAATAATTACGCGATCGTTTGAATGAAATCCTCTAATTTGGTATTTCTAACGAAAACTTTATTACCAGTTTGCCATAGCCAAACGACAAGTTGAAAATTTGGAAAACTTGTCAATCCTATAAAATAATCTGTACCGGCAAAGGTACATGATAAATAACCGTTCGTTTCTTCTGTGCTCGTACAGGAAGAGATTTTATGAATCCTCGGATAAGTGAATATTCTAATAGTGGGATTAGATTGTTTATCTGCTACGGAAAACACCGGTACAGTCTGTAATAAAAGAGTACTCCTTCATATTTATCACTTGACTTGAATACGATCGAATTGGATGCAACCCGTTTTACATGAGTGAGGAAATGGAATGATTGTGAAAAGGGGCAATGAGAATTTATCAAAGCGAGAAATTCAATTCGTTACCGTGTGTCCcgataaattcgatatacCAGTGCCTCTAGTTTGATCGTCGAACaattcgattcttttctcccttGTGTGCACATTGATGAAACGAACGTGCAAACCGGAAGCTGTTGCGAGGATATCCTTTCCAACGAATACGAAGTCACGGATCTCTCCGAATTTTACCCATCTAATTGTGAACacgagaattattaattatataaaactgaaaaaaaaacaattaatatcgTGTTGATACCTACTTCGTTTGCATCGTTGTATAATccatttttc
This DNA window, taken from Vespula vulgaris chromosome 19, iyVesVulg1.1, whole genome shotgun sequence, encodes the following:
- the LOC127070870 gene encoding uncharacterized protein LOC127070870 gives rise to the protein MTGEDVSKQPMYEELEYEDAIDATSSENYLLQSNTLFLWVKFGEIRDFVFVGKDILATASGLHVRFINVHTREKRIELFDDQTRGTGISNLSGHTTVPVFSVADKQSNPTIRIFTYPRIHKISSCTSTEETNGYLSCTFAGTDYFIGLTSFPNFQLVVWLWQTGNKVFVRNTKLEDFIQTIACSPFSPHAIAQFARTTGKLAVYRMCVCSKIVTLYPIEIKSLKNKLTSVCWTNDGNLLLCDEFSKVYSISADGSNRNVLIERDSNSQTTHDDRYPFAVAFKNGLFLVNTRISEIAFYRKSFVRDLKESWQKVWSLNNNKCELPIRAKAHNQRDSLFLHDETGRITEITMLNDDYVPRFEIIYMDGIKYKEIVTTGSQFSYLVAIDQFDYLNIINSSTGQVEKKLALKLHGQVVCVKTHPNLPIISTSSITGNCLFIDVSTNKPKILTCFHLDKISLDRMKFSSEGKFMGIANSTVGRIFVIGKNINNGDLSFVGLLTTKIQIIDFLIYDRNDDVIKILILLMTRTNVMTGNKLILYVCKVKENIEEKIECIIDLLNHFKSLQYGPRRNVDIIGVPYLSKQLHRMEIKNDFNDLVLTEALPTMHELKNIEVYVDRDRIITFGYDGLIVIRDNKNIRRILAIFMAHHRNECGIRSATTINETIVSLGKNGDLIASKLCRHYVETISIEADSRFLNSFNVVFEINNKLYNEGRETYLENVQKIQWEQEMREGTSARRTILLELNKLKNKIKLLLDSNEKETIHARLPISSYDLDMEYRKYKIERARLEREELKKFYDEEIEARNTACQYLRKTFWDGEHVNACQLRSIFNDVIVKNYPLSIVNVDIDDFRMSEGYSMEILDIISSVQQTF
- the LOC127070869 gene encoding cilia- and flagella-associated protein 43-like, which encodes MRLLKEREVEAAKKHEERLKRCASEINMMFEKKCAIEPSIIPIWHHSEIPDYAITIENNELSDIPHVHLQNESIDEEKENFEESNLKFFSKDYDFYAEALEKMMDGVLELRWEDEIKKDIPKPTCLLENKPPFKFTSEDIKSIESYKIKMERMQSEREKYRSILETEMKETKDKITKSFMAFDEKLKNFETIKIAMDSSILQEKLVRLRELRRCHRICDESTKIARFKTEQVASITDKIHKLAQDCLLFETIINELKNRYESLVKRDKALEGKFRSEFGDLKQQKIEHLFRHYKKRPRIGNLACTSVTYLTELGKCVITNEKSEILPIECTNFLRNLQALDSIPDNVSSLIDDTHWKTMCKLRRSKIEIEMKVRCCVVELAEAEQTLAFYYRSKLTVQNELHQSKAELDKQEIEFSQYVEDREIQLVMKMRQVEVPIQGQGLDDFTDVVLISRREFLSMNEEIKKADEQKLKAIKKSVDLRRRISYQKCRHESLRYSLKYFQEESKSINEVKVSKYTYTYTYTYDTRNYWILKENVSRKSRKI